From Candidatus Methylacidiphilales bacterium:
ATTCCTTTCCTGCAGAAGGCGGCGGGTTTTCGGGAATTGAGCTTCATCGATATATCCGCTGTAATCCGCCGTGGTCGCGGGCGGCAAACGGTTAATGCCGGAGTTGAGTCCTTCTCCGATCGTCTGGAGGCGCGGTTCCGGTATGTTATGGTAATCATTCTCAGGAATTGTCGGCCAGCCGGCGGCGCCGGTGTAAAGTCGGCGCTTGTCCTGTTGTTTCCAATACGCCACCCAACGGCTGAGGTACTCAGTAAACTTCACCCGGTCCTCCCCGGGCTCGTTCCCGTAGGCCATCAGCAAAAACGAGGGATGATTGCCAAAGGCGCGCCGGATTCGATGGGCTTCCTCATAGAGCCACGCGTCCACCGGCTCTCCTTCACCCAGGGAAGTGCCCATGTTCGCCCAGGACGAGCATTCCACCTGCAAATAGAGGCCGAGTTCGTCGGCCGCGGCAAATGCCGCTTCCGGCGGACACCACGAATGAAACCGAACGTGATTGAATCCGTAGCTCTTGATGATAAACAGGATGCGCTTCCATTCCGCGGCATCGGTCGGCGGATAGCCGGTCTTGGGAAACACGCAGCATTCCAGCGTGCCGCGCAGAAAAACGGGACGCCCGTTGACGGCGATCTGCGTCCCCTTCACTCCGACTTCGCGCAAGCCGAATGTTATGATCTTCGTGTCTTCGCCAAGCCGCACTTCCAGGCGCTGCAGTGCTGGACTGAACTCATCCCAAAGTTTTGCTCCATTGCCGAGGGGCACTTCGAATTCCACCGCGCCTCCTTTTTCATCCCAGGCCGCTTCCACTTCCACACCACCGGCGTTCAAGGTTCCCCGTCCGGGCTTGCCGGTGGCGTTGCCGATGGCCACCTCGAGGCGCACGGATTTTTTTGCGATGTCCGGATACGCCTGTACGTTCTCAATCCATACCGGGCTGCCCGCAGACATCTGGATGCGACCGATGATGCCGTTCCAATTGGTCTGCGTATGGTCTGTGACACTGTGGGAATTGCGGCCCACATTCACAACCAGGCGGTTGTCCACGCGAATGGCAAGCCGGTGCCGTCCCGGCGTCACGTTTGTGCCAAGCTCATAAATATGCGGCGTGGCGAGGCTGTTGTTCGAGCCAATCTCGCGTCCATCAAGCCACACCTGCGTCTCAATGTGCGGGCGCTCCAGAAACAGCGTCACACGTTTGCCGCTCCATTCATTGGGAACGTCGATGTCGCGACCATACCACGCCGCTCCGATGTAGTGTTTTCCCGGCTGCAACCAGTAGGGGATCTTGATATTTCCAGGTTGGGTATAAGGCGCATAGTATTCCTCGGTGAACCAGGGCTTCTTGCCGACCGGCACCATAGTCCAGGGCGTGTCAGTCGCCACGTCGTTGCCGAATCCCTGCGCTTGAAGACTCCCCGGCAGATGAATCGTCTCGTCGAAAACCGATGGAATGAAACCACCACTGGGGGCGGCATTCGGGTCGAGTGCAAAATCCCATTTCCCAGATAAATCAATGACAGGTTCAAGCGTGGGCATCGTGTTACTCCAATTCCATTTTTAGGTCCGCAGCAAGCGGGTGGTTGATGTCGAGTGAAAGGACTTTTTGAAGAAGTGTCTTGGCTTCGGATTTGCGGCCCAGGCCCAGTTTCGCCTGCGCCATGAGGAAGGTGGCGGCAATCGTCTGGCGCAACTGCAAATCCTCCTTGAACAAGAGCATCGCCGGGAGCGAGGTCGCAAAATAATCGATCTTCGCTTCGGTCCGGAGAAGGTTTCGCGCGTAAGCCAGGAGATCGCCGAACATCTTCCTCGCGGCTTTCTTCCGGCCCAACCGCTCCAACGAAAGCGCCGTGTAATACGTCATTTCGGAAAAGGCTTTCACACTCATATTCTGAAAATCACCGCTGGCGCGCGCAGCCTTGCCCCGCCATTCTCGCGCCGCAGCCTTGTCGCCCAGCGCGGCGCACGCCTCGCCCAACCAGAATTGAATGTTGCTCAGATTGGCAAGCAAATGATGGGC
This genomic window contains:
- a CDS encoding glycoside hydrolase family 2 TIM barrel-domain containing protein, translating into MPTLEPVIDLSGKWDFALDPNAAPSGGFIPSVFDETIHLPGSLQAQGFGNDVATDTPWTMVPVGKKPWFTEEYYAPYTQPGNIKIPYWLQPGKHYIGAAWYGRDIDVPNEWSGKRVTLFLERPHIETQVWLDGREIGSNNSLATPHIYELGTNVTPGRHRLAIRVDNRLVVNVGRNSHSVTDHTQTNWNGIIGRIQMSAGSPVWIENVQAYPDIAKKSVRLEVAIGNATGKPGRGTLNAGGVEVEAAWDEKGGAVEFEVPLGNGAKLWDEFSPALQRLEVRLGEDTKIITFGLREVGVKGTQIAVNGRPVFLRGTLECCVFPKTGYPPTDAAEWKRILFIIKSYGFNHVRFHSWCPPEAAFAAADELGLYLQVECSSWANMGTSLGEGEPVDAWLYEEAHRIRRAFGNHPSFLLMAYGNEPGEDRVKFTEYLSRWVAYWKQQDKRRLYTGAAGWPTIPENDYHNIPEPRLQTIGEGLNSGINRLPPATTADYSGYIDEAQFPKTRRLLQERNSWNFVALDSPRPIISHEIGQWCVYPDLSEIPKYTGLLKAKNFEIFKETLEAAHMGGQARDFLAASGKLQILCYKEEIESALRSKGFGGFQVLQANDFPGQGAALVGWLNAFWESKGYVTPGEFRRFNYATVLLVRLERRIFSSRDMLRAEIEIAHFGAAPLEEARPYWKLVDDAGHMHASGEFPALKIPIGNGIAIGKLEVSLKDLPAPRRFKLVAGLAGTEFENDWDVWVYPSAPAVKISSDVLIVQDWDDLLRRASGGRKILFNPPRSGIKNGLIMGFSPIFWSAAYTADNPPHTLGLLCDPKHPLFAKFPTDFHSNWQWWELIHGAAPLLLDGLPPELQPLVQVIDDWFTNRRLGLIFEARFNDCDILVCGSDITADLSNRHSARQFHVSVLDYMAGPLFKPRCQIDRIALGKAIGQA